One Niabella beijingensis DNA window includes the following coding sequences:
- a CDS encoding helix-turn-helix domain-containing protein: MPIVINLDVMLARRKMSLTELAEKVDLTIVNLSKLKTGKARGVRFDTLEAICKALDCRPGDIIDIEPE, encoded by the coding sequence ATGCCTATTGTAATAAATCTGGATGTGATGCTGGCCAGGCGAAAAATGAGCCTGACAGAGCTGGCAGAGAAAGTGGATCTGACCATAGTAAATTTATCCAAACTCAAAACGGGTAAAGCCAGGGGGGTGCGTTTTGATACGCTTGAGGCGATCTGTAAGGCACTGGACTGCAGGCCCGGAGACATCATTGACATTGAACCGGAATAA
- a CDS encoding DUF2975 domain-containing protein — protein sequence MMIQSKRASLITIGPWLLTAIAFIKAVFLISAITGPRSRLGNCPDVKWGTFSISILFLAAIVMASYLLQRLLAKSGRLKTWPPSFRWKLLAIYGICLFAVYISSVAEEIIDGFRSSSVTEDCPPFGAYFMLPLFLGFSFLKFIINPVVWALVLCLFLTVDYFKYTLLKSAQKNRDTRQTIADTYIIRLLNGLATCAFIGACIFLAFKVFSSNSPALSNSIRSYEMSDIRLTNPAKLYRPGGDGLDRWFKDSVIVTPYTDKASVILRFRSKQELFSAPALVFQLSYYIYFIMIVVIIYLIKRFINALAKNDIFIARNIRYLQWVAVLLIALPVIRWITQKLLLRCIEALRMNDSGLEMVPGSSWYSSTTYIGFLVLALALVFKAGRSIQQENEDFV from the coding sequence ATGATGATCCAATCAAAGCGGGCTTCTCTTATCACTATTGGTCCCTGGTTGCTGACTGCAATAGCTTTTATTAAGGCGGTTTTCTTAATAAGCGCAATTACCGGCCCCCGGTCCCGGTTGGGAAATTGCCCGGATGTTAAATGGGGAACTTTCTCGATCAGTATCCTGTTCCTTGCTGCTATCGTTATGGCATCCTACCTGCTCCAGCGCCTTTTAGCGAAGTCCGGCCGGTTAAAAACATGGCCGCCGTCTTTCAGATGGAAGCTGCTGGCCATATATGGTATCTGCCTTTTTGCGGTATATATTTCCTCTGTTGCGGAAGAGATCATAGATGGATTCCGGTCCAGCTCAGTAACGGAGGATTGTCCGCCATTCGGCGCTTATTTCATGCTGCCGCTTTTCCTCGGCTTTTCTTTCCTTAAATTTATTATAAACCCTGTAGTGTGGGCCCTTGTTTTATGTCTCTTTTTAACCGTCGACTACTTTAAATACACACTGCTCAAAAGTGCTCAAAAGAACAGGGATACCCGGCAGACGATAGCGGACACTTATATCATCCGGCTATTGAACGGACTGGCGACCTGTGCATTCATCGGTGCGTGCATCTTTCTGGCCTTTAAGGTCTTTAGCAGCAATTCTCCGGCACTCAGCAACAGCATCAGAAGTTACGAAATGAGCGATATCCGTCTTACAAACCCGGCGAAGCTGTACCGGCCCGGTGGCGATGGACTGGACCGGTGGTTCAAGGATTCTGTGATTGTAACACCTTATACCGATAAGGCCAGCGTTATCCTGCGGTTCAGATCGAAACAGGAGCTTTTCAGTGCACCTGCATTGGTCTTCCAGCTTTCTTATTACATTTACTTTATCATGATCGTTGTTATTATCTATCTGATCAAACGGTTTATTAACGCACTTGCAAAGAATGACATATTTATTGCAAGAAACATAAGATACCTGCAATGGGTGGCAGTATTACTGATCGCCCTGCCGGTGATCCGGTGGATCACTCAGAAACTATTGCTCCGCTGCATCGAAGCGCTTAGAATGAATGATTCCGGACTGGAAATGGTTCCCGGCTCTTCCTGGTACTCTTCCACAACATATATTGGTTTTTTGGTCCTGGCCTTAGCCCTGGTTTTTAAAGCGGGCCGGTCCATTCAGCAGGAAAACGAAGATTTTGTATAG